The Parambassis ranga chromosome 1, fParRan2.1, whole genome shotgun sequence genome includes a region encoding these proteins:
- the smc2 gene encoding structural maintenance of chromosomes protein 2 — MHIKSIIIEGFKSYAQRTEINGFDPLFNAITGLNGSGKSNILDSICFLLGISNLSHVRASNLQDLVYKNGQGGITKATVSITFDNSNKSQSPLGFETHDEITVTRQVVIGGRNKYLINGVNANNTRVQDLFCSVGLNVNNPHFLIMQGRITKVLNMKPPEILAMIEEAAGTRMYECKKISAQKTIEKKEAKLKEIQTILDEEITPTMQKLQEERSSYLEYQKLMREIQHLSRLYVAWLFVCAEETKLKSAENLKVMQDNIAKMQASMAENESKVQELSAQIQELQKKKDQEVNGVLKSLEETLADVQRVDAKAQSALDLKKQNLKDETKKKKELIKSMEEDKKMLVVKEKEVSKVTEQLKALQEEGQNDSAALEAAEQHFKAVSAGLSTNEDGEEATLAGQMMTCKNDMSKADTEAKQAQMTLKHAQAELKTKQAEMKKMDGGYKKDQETLQAIKKSREKLEAELAKLNYEDGKEESLLEKRRQLSREVAKLKETYERLVSRFPNLRFDYKDPEKGWDRNKVKGLLANLITVRDVSYATGLEVVAGGRLYNIVVDTEVTGKKLLEKGDLQRRYTIIPLNKISAKTLNDSVVNTAKSLVGEDNVHAALSLVGYEPDLRKAMEYVFGSTLVCDTLDNAKKVAFNKQVMTKTVTLGGDIFDPQGTLSGGARSQSASVLTSLQEVKEVRDNLNEKEAQLQDIEQHLAGLKGTAEKYRQLKQQHELKLEEEQILQAKVQQSSFHQQQEELERLRKTIDESEETLRVTKEVQKRAEEKYKVLENKMKNAEAEREKELKAAQQKLNTAKAKADAFNKKLKQKQQESDAVTLELEELRREQAGYEQQIQAVDEAMKAIQEQIDSMSSTVSQNKEAVRKAQEELAKQKEVIMAQDKELRVKSTEANKIREQTNEVQLKIKEMEHNISKHRKDSQDAADKVSRMLEEHDWIHSERQFFGQPNTAYDFKTNNPREAGQRLKKLEETTSKLERNVNKRAMNMLNEAEERYNDLMKKKRIVENDKAKILQTIEELDQKKNEALNMAWQKVNKDFGSIFSTLLPGATAKLAPPQGCGVLEGLEFKVALGNTWKENLTELSGGQRSLVALSLILAMLLFKPAPIYILDEVDAALDLSHTQNIGQMLRTHFRHSQFVVVSLKDGMFTNANVLFKTKFVDGMSTVTRTALSQSDSNLPQKGQDKARPKDRKNKQLVS; from the exons ATGCACATCAAGTCTATTATCATTGAAGGATTCAAATCCTAcgcacagaggacagagatcaACGGTTTTGACCCGCTTTTCAACGCCATTACAGGACTGAACGGAAGCGGCAAGTCTAATATTTTGGACTCAATATGTTTCCTTTTGGGGATTTCTAATCTCAGCCAT GTGCGAGCCTCCAACCTCCAGGACTTGGTTTATAAGAACGGACAGGGTGGCATCACCAAAGCCACTGTGTCTATTACTTTTGACAACTCCAACAAAAGCCAGAGTCCTCTGGGGTTCGAAACCCACGATGAGATCACTGTCACCAGACAG GTGGTAATTGGTGGCAGAAATAAGTACCTCATCAATGGCGTTAATGCCAACAACACCAGGGTGCAGGACTTGTTCTGCTCAGTTGGCCTGAATGTCAACAACCCACATTTTCTCATCATGCAG GGAAGGATCACCAAGGTTCTTAACATGAAACCACCTGag ATCCTTGCTATGAttgaggaggctgcagggacCAGGATGTATGAATGTAAAAAGATCAGTGCTCAGAAAACCATTGAGAAGAAGGAGGCCAAGCTGAAGGAGATTCAGACA ATTCTGGATGAGGAAATTACTCCAACTATGCAGAAACTGCAAGAG GAGCGCTCATCATATCTGGAGTACCAGAAGCTGATGCGTGAGATCCAGCACTTGTCGCGGCTCTATGTGgcctggctgtttgtgtgtgcagaggaaacTAAGTTGAAGTCAGCAGAGAATCTAAAGGTGATGCAAGACAACATCGCTAAGATGCAAGCCAGCATGGCCGAAAACGAGAGCAAAGTCCAGGAGCTCTCTGCTCAGATTCAGgagctgcagaagaaaaaagacCAG GAGGTGAATGGAGTATTAAAATCTCTGGAGGAGACTCTGGCTGATGTACAACGTGTGGATGCCAAAGCTCAGAGTGCCCTtgacttaaaaaaacagaatctcAAAGATGAAACCAAGAAAAAGAAGGAGCTCATAAAGAGCATGGAGGAG GACAAGAAAATGCTTGTGGTAAAAGAAAAGGAGGTTTCTAAGGTGACGGAACAGCTTAAGGCTCTGCAGGAAGAGGGACAGAATGACAGTGCTGCCCTCGAGGCAGCTGAGCAGCATTTCAAAGCTGTGTCTGCAGGTCTTTCTACCAACGAGGATGGGGAAGAAGCCACACTTGCTGGACAGATGATGACATGCAAGAATGACATGAGCAAGGCAGACACTGAGGCCAAGCAG GCCCAAATGACCCTGAAGCATGCCCAGGCTGAGCTGAAGACTAAACAGGCAGAGATGAAAAAGATGGACGGTGGCTACAAGAAAGACCAGGAGACACTGCAGGCTATCAAAAAAAGCAGGGAGAAGCTCGAGGCTGAGCTAGCCAAACTCAACTATGAAG ATGGTAAAGAAGAGAGCCTGCTGGAAAAAAGACGGCAGCTGTCCAGAGAGGTTGCTAAACTTAAGGAGACATATGAACGTCTTGTGTCACGTTTCCCCAACCTGCGCTTTGACTACAA GGACCCAGAGAAAGGTTGGGACCGTAACAAGGTGAAGGGCCTGCTGGCTAACCTGATCACAGTCCGTGATGTTTCCTATGCAACAGGACTTGAGGTTGTTGCAGGAGGACGGCTCTACAACATTGTTGTTGACACTGAG GTGACTGGTAAGAAGCTGCTGGAGAAGGGAGACCTGCAGAGAAGGTACACCATCATTCCCCTGAACAAGATATCTGCCAAGACCCTTAATGACTCTGTGGTCAACACTGCCAAGAGCCTG GTTGGGGAGGACAATGTTCACGCAGCTCTGTCACTGGTTGGCTATGAACCTGACCTGCGCAAAGCTATGGAGTACGTGTTTGGCTCCACACTGGTGTGTGACACTCTGGACAATGCCAAAAAAGTGGCTTTTAATAAGCAAGTGATGACCAAAACAGTCACTCTAGGAGGAGACATCTTTGACCCGCAGGGAACTCTGAGTGGAG GTGCTCGTTCCCAGTCTGCATCAGTTCTGACAAGCCTGCAAGAAGTGAAGGAGGTTCGGGACAACTTAAATGAGAAGGAGGCTCAACTTCAGGATATTGAACAACATCTGGCTGGCCTTAAGGGAACTGCTGAGAA GTACCgacagctgaagcagcagcatgagCTAAAGCTAGAGGAGGAGCAGATTCTGCAGGCCAAGGTGCAGCAGAGCTCCTtccaccagcagcaggaggagctggagaggctGCGCAAGACAATTG ATGAGAGTGAAGAGACGTTGCGTGTCACTAAGGAGGTACAGAAGCGGGCTGAAGAGAAATACAAGGTCCTGGAGAACAAAATGAAGAATGCTGAGGCAGAAAGGGAGAAGGAGCTGAAAGCTGCCCAGCAGAAACTCAATACAGCCAAGGCCAAAGCTGATGCCTTCAACAAGAAGCtaaagcagaagcagcag GAGTCTGATGCTGTAACTCTGGAGCTGGAAGAGCTGCGGAGGGAACAGGCTGGTTATGAGCAGCAGATTCAGGCTGTGGATGAGGCAATGAAGGCCATCCAGGAGCAGATAGACAGCATGTCTTCCACTGTATCACAGAACAAG GAAGCTGTGCGTAAagcccaggaggagctggccaaACAGAAGGAAGTGATCATGGCACAAGACAAAGAGCTGAGG GTAAAAAGCACAGAGGCCAATAAAATAAGGGAGCAGACCAATGAAGTCCAGTTGAAGATCAAGGAGATGGAGCATAACATTAGTAAACACCGCAAAGACAGCCAGGATGCTGCTGACAAG GTGTCTCGGATGCTGGAAGAACACGACTGGATCCATTCTGAGCGTCAGTTCTTTGGCCAGCCAAACACAGCATACGACTTCAAGACCAACAATCCCCGCGAGGCGGGCCAGCGGCTAAAAAAGttggaggagaccaccagcaaGCTGGAGAGGAACGTCAACAAGAGGGCCATGAACATGCTGAATGAGGCAGAAGAAAGG TACAATGacctgatgaagaagaagagaattGTAGAAAACGACAAAGCAAAAATCTTGCAGACCATTGAAGAGCTGGACCAGAAGAAAAATGAGGCACTCAATATGGCATGGCAGAAG GTAAACAAGGACTTTGGCTCCATTTTCTCCACTTTGCTGCCAGGAGCCACAGCAAAGCTGGCTCCTCCTCAGGGCTGTGGTGTCTTGGAGGGACTTGAGTTCAAGGTGGCCTTGGGCAACACATGGAAAGAAAACCTGACTGAGCTCAGTGGAGGCCAGAG GTCACTGGTGGCCTTGTCTCTTATCCTGGCCATGCTGCTCTTCAAGCCTGCTCCCATCTACATCTTAGACGAGGTGGATGCTGCTCTggacctgtcacacacacagaacatcgGACAGATGCTGCGCACACATTTCAGACACTCTCAG TTTGTGGTTGTGTCCCTGAAGGACGGCATGTTCACGAATGCCAACGTCCTCTTCAAGACCAAGTTTGTCGATGGGATGTCCACGGTGACACGTACTGCACTGAGCCAGAGTGATTCTAACCTTCCACAGAAAGGCCAAGATAAGGCTCGTCCAAAGGACAGGAAGAACAAGCAGCTGGTCAGTTAA